AAACAGAGATATACACATATTCATTCACATTCTTCTTACATACAAACACAAATGCTGTAAAACAGGTCACACAATCCACTATGAACAGAACCGGTGTAATGTGAACCCACTTCCCCCTCTATAACCAATCTCCATAATGTCTTCATTCAGCCCCTATCAAAGACCCCCCATGCAGTGAGGATTTGCTCTATCCTCCACAACACCTCTCCACTGCATCCTCCACAACACCTCTCCACTGCATCCTCCACAACACCTCTCCACTGCATCCTCCACAACACCTCTCCACTGCATCTTCCACACAACACCTCTCCACGGCATCCTCCACACAACACCTCTCCACTGCATCCTCCACACAACACCTCTCCACTGCATCCTCCACAACACCTCTCCACTGCATCCTCCACAACACCTCTCCACTGCATCCTCCACAACACCTCTCCACTGCATCTTCCACAACACCTCTCCACTGCATCCTCCACAACACCTCTCCACTGCATCCTCCACAACACCTCTCCACTGCATCCTCCACAACACCTCTCCACTGCATCTTCCACACAACACCTCTCCACTGCATCCTCCACACAACACCTCTCCACTGCATCCTCCACACAACACCTCTCCACTGCATCCTCCACAACACCTCTCCACTGCATCCTCCACAACATCTCTCCACTGCATCCTCCACAACACCTCTCCACTGCATCTTCCACAACACCTCTCCACTGCATCCTCCACAACACCTCTCCACTGCATCCTCCACAACACCTCTCCACTGCATCCTCCACAACACCTCTCCACTGCATCCTCCACAACACCTCTCCACTGCATCCTCCACAACACCTCTCCACTGCATCCTCCACAACACCTCTCCACTGCATCCTCCACAACACCTCCCCACTGCATCCTCCACAACACCTCTCCACTGCATCCTCCACAACACCTCTTCACTGCATCCTCCACACCTCTCCACTGCATCCTCCACAACACCTCTCCACTGCATCTTCCACAACACCTCTCCACTGCATCCTCCACAACACCTCTCCACTGCATCCTCCACAACACCTCTCCACTGCATCCTCCACAACACCTCTCCACTGCATCCTCCACAACACCTCTCCACTGCATCCTCCACAACACCTCTCCACTGCATCTAGGGGACCATCAGAAGGGTCCTGACCGTTATTACCCCCAggaaccttgtgtgtgtgtgtgaggcattaGAACCCAGAGCCACATATGTGTGCCTCATTATCATGGGGTTGTGGGGTGAACATAGGTggacaagggtgtgtgtgtgtgtgtgtgtgtgtgtgtgtgtgtgtgtgtgtgtgtgtgtgtgtgtgtgtgtgtgtgtgtgtgtgtgtgtgtgtgtgtgtgtgtgtgtgtgtgtgtgtgtgtgtgtgtgtgtgtgtgtaggctgctaTAGATTCCAGTGATGACAGCCTGCAGTAACCTAAGGCTCTAATGAGCCCATTGTGAGGGAGCAGTGATTTGACCATGTTTCAGGGCTCTTCTGCCCTCCTTCCGCTCACTGGTATTGATTTAGACTTCTCATTAGCATATGTCAGAGAGCACTGTTAGCACAGGCTGCCCATTTGCACCGGCTTAGCCAATCAGAGATGCTAAGCTCTGTTTTCAGTGCCACCAATGACCAGCTGGTCTGTATGTGAGCTTTACATGCATAATATGTAGGATTTAGGacagttagctatctagctatgtGTGTTTGGGTTGTCTGGGGTTCTTATGACAGTGTTAGGCCAGTGCAATGACAGTGATATAACATGTTATAACTCTATTACGTCTCCCATACACATCATATAAAGAATTTCTACTCTGCTTCCAGTTGTCATTTCATGTGTATTACATTTCATGTGTATTACATTTCATGTGTATTGATACCATTGGCATTCCAAGCGGAGAGGTAATTGTCATATTTGAAATTccaaacaaaaacaatacaaaCCGCTCATTTACTCTTGTCTCCACAGTTTTTTGCTGTTTACAGTCACTGAGGTAATATGCCAGTAATCAAATAGTTGGTTGTATAGTGTGAATAACCAGTCTTTTATATCTGCAATTATCCTGAGAAGTCCCCTAAAAACAGGGTATAGTATTTGTGACAGTATCAAAGCACCCCTCTCCAGACAATCCTCTTAAAAAATACAACAACCCTAAATACGAAACCAAGACAACGTTCGAAACATACAGGTCTTGAATAAAAAATAGTTCTGGATCTGTCTGTGGCTTATTTATCGAGTGTTTCAAAGGCTGTGAAAAAATCCCAGATAAAAAATACCTTCTACTGTGGAATAAATGGGACTGTGGAACAGCGAAGAGCTGATAGTTAACACAGATATTGAGCTTTGATTTGACATGCTGCCCGTGTGCTAAGAGATGTGCATAAAGCCATGCTGTTTTGTCAggatgtgtgtgcctgtgtgtgtgtgtgtgtgtgtgtgtgtgtgtgcgagagagtgagagagaaagagagagagtaggtgtgtATATTTTTGTGCGTGCGTGTTGGGGGAGGGAGGTAGTTGTACATCACAATTTAGACATAAATGAAATATTTATACATTCTGATACATCCTGCAGTTTTTGAAGTAAAATGCATCGTCTCTTATGGGCATATgtaaacaatacacacacaaatcACAGCTTTTCTGAAAACCTGACTGCAACAGCTGTAGAGCTGCACAGCGTAGCAGTAGCGGCTTGGCCTGTGAATAAAATATACACCATGAATATTTCATCCCCAGTTGAAACAAAAACCTGTGCTTTTATTTACCGCAGCAGAGTGCAGTGGATAGGGGGACTGATACGATGCCTCTGGCTAAGGGGAGTGAAATGAAGATGCCTACCCCAGAGTGTAGATTGGGACAAGGGGACAATATTAGGCCTATACACAGGAGATTGCTCCAGTTTAGAAATGGCACGGTCGCACTAGTGTAGTGGCGGCCCAGCCCCCGACCTGactctgaagacactgtatgccGGGACGCTTCTGTCTTATATCTGCTGCTAGAGAGATCGGAAGTTAACTCAAATGTTTTATCCAAACAGTCAGATGTTATAAAAGGGTCTCTGATAAATTCGTCTTTCTCTTGTTTTTTAcctacactgtctctctctctctccttcccatgGAATCTTGGGGCATGGCCCATCAGGCCATGAACTCTCTTTCTCTGATCATGCCTAGATGGTGAATGCTTTGTTAATGCTCATATTGCTTTGTAACTTATGGTTATGCTTTGTATGTGAATTCATTATTAAATATTTGCCTTTGATATTCAATTCTCCGACCAATCCTTGCTAGTCAAgcgtaaatcaaatcaaactttattgggCACGTACAcagttttgcagatgttatcgcaggtgcagtgaaatgcttttgtttctagctcctacaatgcagcaatatctagaaatacaatacaataccataaaaattgtcaCATTCTTCGTCGTCTGATAATGAGAAATCActgtcggaccaatacgcagcgggttgtgTGCTCAACATCATATTTATTAAATACGATGAACACGGAAAAAAACAAGAAATGCAGAAAACACGACAGGCACTgtctccggacactctggacggagcACTgttgtcggacactctggacggggcactgtcgtcggaagctcgaggctgggctgacgcactggaagcctgatgcgtggggctggtagtggaagtaccagcctggggacacgcacctcagggctagtgcggggagcaggaatcaGCCGAGTAGTACTGGgattacgcactggaagcctgatgcgtggtgctggtactggaagtgcCAGACTAGGGGTTCGCACCTCAGGGTCAGCACGAGAAGCAGGAACTGGAACCACCGGGCCATGGCGGTcttgatcgcacctcctgcacaacccgtcctggctggatggaactagtagccctgtatgagcggagtgctggtacagggcgaactgggctgtgcaggggcctgatggttgccgtgcgtagagcgggcgtagggtagcctggtcctaggaggcgcaccgctgaccagacgcgctgcgcaggcatgtcttgggggtgcctctcgtgcttctccctcagcgcgtacaaGGCCTCGTACCGAcgcctctccgccttggctgcctctatttcctcccgtgggcaacggtattccccagcctggtgccaaggtccagccccgtccaggatttcctcccacgtCCATTTCTCCCGATAGTCCATATAGAATTCCtcttgctccttaccccgctgcttggtccttttttggtgggtagttctgtcacattcTTCGTCATCTGATAATGAGAAATCAgtgtcggaccaatacgcagcgggttgcgtgcgcAACATCATATTTATTAAATACGATGAACACGGAAAAAACAAGAAATGCAGAAAACACGACAGGAGACAGTTTGCAGGCTATGACaactagcagtgcaaaatcaactacccacaaaaccccaggtgaaaacaagctcctaatatatgactctcaatcaggaacaacgaagtacagctgttcctgatcgagagccataaaacaaataccctctgccacgtcctgaccaaactacaattacaaataatccctaatactggtcaggacgtgacaaaaataCAATAATATTACAAGAACAATAATTACAAAAAGACatatcagaatgagcaatgtcagagtccagaatatatatatatatagtatatactgtatacactaccgttcaaaagtttggggtcacttagaaatgtccttgtttttgaaagaaaagcaatttttttgtccattaaaataacatcaaattgatcagcaaTACAGTGTAAcgagtgtcgtgtgtggaggaccaagacgcaacagggaagtgtatactcatcttctctttttaatatataagaaggagaaacaaaataaacacgtatacaattaacagaaacaacactaacagttctgtcaggtgacaagcacaaaagagaatacaactacccacaatacaaacacacccctaattataggaccttcaatcagaggcaacgatagacagctgcctccaactgaaggccccaacaccaattaactaaacatagaaatacaaatgactagacagaacatagaaataaactaacatagaacaatatccaaaaccctggactaataaatcaaatacccctctctacatggacacagacacacaaccaccctgaaccacataaaacaaataccccctgccacgtcctgaccaaactaaacactaacaaataacacctttacaggtcagaacgtgacagtaccccccccaaaggtgcaaaccccggatgcacctaataaaaagaaaatacaaaaataaaccccaaaacaaaaatattCCCAGCTTatatgggagggaagggagggcggCCACCGTCACCAACGATGCCTCTGCAATGCTCCCCCCTTCCCGCATACTAgtccctacggaggtggctctggagcAGGACATATCCCTCGCTCCGCCACTTGCTCACCCCTCTtctttgcagactctggggcgagGTCCCTCTTTGTCAACCTCGGACTTGGGATCCTCGctacgggcgactctggctgcgtcggactggagggcgactctctCTCGGACATAGGTGCCGGACACTCGGGCTGAGGCACTGTCGTCGGGCACTCTGGGTTAGGTGCTGTCGCTGGGCACTCTGGGCGAGACGCTGTCGGTGTGCCATCTGGGCGAGGCGcgtgcactgaaggcctggtacGTGGGGCTGGCGTAGGGGACGCCGGACTAGGCCCAcgtacctcagggctagtgcttgGGGCAAGAGTAGGACGAGTTGGGCTGGGCTGCCGCACTgggagcctggtgcgtggtgctggcttcggGGGAgtcagactagagacacgcacctctaGGCTTGTGTGGGGAGCAGGGATAGGTCGAGCTCGACTAGGCTGCCGCTCGGGAAGCCTGGTGTGCGGTGCTGGCTTCGGAggagccagactggagacacgcacctgtgGGCTTCTACGAGGAGCAGGAGTaggatacactgggccttggGTAAGTACTGGAAGTCTCGAgctcacctcctgcacaacccgtcctggctggatggcagtagtagccctgtacgtttggggtgctggtacagggcggactgggctatgCAGGGGCCGTGCGTAGAGGAGGTGTCCTGTAGCCTGGACTTCGGAGGCGTAGCGGTGGCCAGACGTATTGGgctggcatcctccttccaggctggatgcccactctagcatggccTTTGCTTGGGGCTGAGATCacacgcaccggactgtgcgtgcgcatgggcgagatcttgCGTACCTCTTCGTACTTCAGCGCTCTCCACTCCATGTGCTCtccataataagcacgaggtgTTGGCTTCAGGGGCATCCTTTGCCCAGCCACctaccccgtgtgcccccccaaaaaaattattggggctgcctctcaggcctcCTTGCTAGCCTCATCCCAACGTACTTCTCCCGGTCCTCACCGTTCCTTCGCCACGGACCTTCTCccgccaggatttcctcccatgacCATGATTCACTGTAGTCCTCCT
Above is a window of Salmo salar chromosome ssa03, Ssal_v3.1, whole genome shotgun sequence DNA encoding:
- the LOC106598775 gene encoding extensin-like produces the protein MVMGGNPGGRRSVAKERSPQVRVSSLAPPKPAPHTRLPERQPSRARPIPAPHTSLEVRVSSLTPPKPAPRTRLPVRQPSPTRPTLAPSTSPEVRGPSPASPTPAPRTRPSVHAPRPDGTPTASRPECPATAPNPECPTTVPQPECPAPMSERESPSSPTQPESPVARIPSPRLTKRDLAPESAKKRGEQVAERGICPAPEPPP